The following proteins are encoded in a genomic region of Terriglobia bacterium:
- a CDS encoding AbrB/MazE/SpoVT family DNA-binding domain-containing protein — MPTATLTSKGQTTIPREVRELLKVKSGDKLEFKINERDNSVSLKAVNIHVSDLKGLLNRSGWILTSVYDHSKEQIIGMMENIQLTEQFELGDHTNATVKSFDSQRRFG, encoded by the coding sequence ATGCCGACTGCCACTCTGACCAGCAAGGGACAAACCACAATACCTCGCGAAGTACGGGAGCTTCTAAAGGTGAAATCTGGCGACAAGCTGGAGTTCAAGATCAACGAGAGGGATAACAGCGTTAGTCTTAAGGCAGTTAATATTCACGTTTCGGATCTGAAGGGCCTGCTTAATCGGAGCGGATGGATACTCACATCTGTTTATGATCATTCGAAAGAACAGATTATCGGCATGATGGAGAATATCCAGCTAACGGAACAATTCGAGCTCGGAGACCACACTAACGCAACCGTAAAATCTTTCGACAGTCAGCGCAGGTTTGGCTGA
- a CDS encoding acetyl-CoA C-acyltransferase, translating to MSAAVIVSAVRTAVGKAPKGKLSATRPDDMAAVAIRAAIDRVHGLRAEDLDDIYIGCAMPEAEQGMNVARVAAFRAGIPYSVPAMTLNRFCSSGLQAIAFAADRIASGNAHCILAGGMESMSLIPMGGNKISPNPTLIETNPDTYLSMGLTAENLAEEYRISREDQDVFALQSHRKAIAAIDAGKFKSEIVPLPVRDITVQRGKRTVHEFLFDTDEGPRRDTSIEALRKLKAAFKAEGSVTAGNASQTSDGAAAVVVMSEETARALGLKPLARFVAYATAGVPPDVMGIGPVEAIPKALRQAGLKLSEMDLIELNEAFAVQSLAVIRELGMDPSKVNVNGGAIALGHPLGCTGSKLTATLLHEMQRRKARYGMVTMCVGGGMGAAGIFERMPEEDTK from the coding sequence ATGAGTGCAGCAGTAATTGTTTCCGCGGTTCGAACTGCCGTAGGCAAAGCGCCGAAAGGAAAGTTATCGGCGACGCGGCCGGATGATATGGCGGCTGTCGCCATTCGAGCGGCAATCGATCGCGTTCACGGGCTCCGAGCGGAAGATCTCGACGATATCTACATAGGATGCGCAATGCCCGAAGCCGAACAAGGCATGAACGTCGCAAGGGTGGCGGCGTTTCGCGCCGGAATCCCCTATTCTGTTCCGGCGATGACGTTGAACCGGTTTTGCTCATCCGGTCTGCAGGCCATCGCGTTTGCGGCAGACCGGATTGCCTCGGGCAACGCCCATTGTATTCTCGCCGGCGGCATGGAATCCATGAGCCTGATTCCGATGGGCGGCAATAAGATCTCGCCCAACCCCACTCTGATCGAAACAAATCCGGATACCTACTTAAGCATGGGCCTGACCGCGGAGAACCTCGCGGAAGAGTATCGGATCAGCCGCGAAGACCAGGACGTGTTTGCGCTTCAGAGCCACCGGAAGGCGATTGCGGCGATCGATGCCGGGAAGTTCAAGAGTGAGATCGTTCCGCTGCCGGTGCGCGACATCACGGTGCAGCGCGGGAAGCGAACCGTCCACGAATTCCTATTCGATACCGACGAAGGGCCGCGCCGCGATACCTCCATCGAGGCGCTGCGAAAGTTAAAAGCCGCTTTCAAGGCCGAAGGCAGCGTGACCGCAGGCAATGCCTCGCAAACCAGCGATGGCGCCGCGGCTGTTGTCGTGATGTCCGAAGAGACGGCCCGCGCCCTGGGTTTGAAACCGCTGGCGCGTTTTGTGGCGTATGCAACTGCGGGCGTGCCGCCGGATGTTATGGGCATCGGCCCGGTCGAAGCCATTCCGAAAGCCCTCCGGCAAGCCGGCTTGAAGCTGAGCGAAATGGATCTCATCGAATTGAACGAAGCTTTTGCAGTGCAATCCCTTGCTGTGATTCGCGAATTGGGCATGGATCCGTCTAAAGTGAATGTGAACGGCGGCGCTATCGCGCTCGGCCACCCGCTGGGCTGCACGGGTTCGAAGCTGACCGCAACTTTGCTTCACGAGATGCAACGACGCAAAGCGCGCTACGGAATGGTTACGATGTGCGTGGGAGGCGGCATGGGAGCTGCAGGAATATTCGAACGCATGCCGGAAGAGGACACGAAATGA
- a CDS encoding PEP-CTERM sorting domain-containing protein — protein sequence MRRVSTAVILSVFLVLPLRAETLTFDDIVSMPTCNSGLPTPYGGLNWSSGFLLECNADYTGTQGNTYSSPSGQYAATNSSDVGGGLIDVSISSGTFDFLGASFSSFAYANGFAPYSAESLELIGYRPGDSMDPTYVTAFDLDPKQYVDSVFDWTGLTDLMFGSGDGPAADMSTTFGVDGLSWLMDDAQFNVNSSTTVPEPGSAVLLGVGILALIARRVRSGHYLMRGGATRKGV from the coding sequence ATGCGGCGAGTGTCGACCGCGGTAATCCTGTCGGTTTTTTTAGTCCTGCCGTTACGGGCGGAAACGCTCACGTTTGACGACATTGTCTCGATGCCAACCTGCAATAGTGGTTTGCCAACGCCCTATGGCGGACTGAACTGGTCGTCCGGCTTCCTTTTGGAATGCAATGCGGATTACACAGGCACGCAAGGCAACACGTATAGCTCCCCGTCGGGGCAATATGCGGCGACGAACAGTTCGGATGTCGGAGGAGGTTTGATCGACGTCAGCATCAGCAGCGGTACGTTCGATTTCCTGGGAGCGTCGTTCTCGAGTTTCGCCTATGCGAATGGATTCGCGCCTTATAGCGCAGAATCGCTGGAGCTCATTGGGTACCGGCCGGGCGACAGCATGGACCCGACATATGTGACGGCGTTCGATCTCGATCCGAAGCAGTATGTGGATAGCGTTTTCGACTGGACGGGCCTCACCGATCTCATGTTTGGATCCGGTGACGGCCCCGCGGCCGACATGTCTACCACATTCGGCGTGGATGGTTTGTCCTGGTTAATGGACGATGCGCAGTTCAACGTGAATTCGTCCACGACCGTGCCCGAACCCGGCAGCGCGGTGTTGCTGGGTGTCGGTATCCTGGCGTTGATTGCTCGCCGCGTCCGCAGCGGGCACTATCTGATGCGTGGCGGTGCCACGCGAAAAGGAGTGTAA
- a CDS encoding 3-hydroxyacyl-CoA dehydrogenase/enoyl-CoA hydratase family protein — MIRSVAVLGAGTMGAQIAAHAANAGLGVLLLDLTEEQVHAALKNLQRSAPPALFVPEHVQRIQVGSFDKDLARIKESDWVIEAVAENPEIKKQLLEKVDAARRPGAFVTTNTSGLSVAGLSDGRSEDFKHYWFGTHFFNPPRYMKLLEIIPTANTDRTALAEFEKFAENVLGKGVVHAQDTPNFIANRIGLFAALKTIQLMQSCGFTIEEVDRLTGALIGRAKTATFRTIDMVGLDIFIHAADNIYESAPADPARDIFRIPEFMRLMAQRQMLGAKTKRGFYKKEGGEILVLDLATMEYRPQKRTAFPSLDAVSGIESLPDRLQALFKSRDRAAGFVSELLTSISDYAASRIPEISDDPGAVDRAMRWGFSWEMGPFELARALKGEPAPAPSWVRNQRIIRQNAGASLRDLGDGIACLEFHSKMNTIGNDIISLLFTSLEEVNANFEGLVIANQGQNFSAGANLMLLMMEAVEGNWDEIDHMVRLFQRATQAIRYNAKPVVTAPFALTLGGGCEIAMSGARAQAAAETYIGLVEVGAGLIPAGGGTTEMLRRAAPGGAPKVREVFQNIGLAKVSGSAEHARQLLYLRPEDGITMNSDLLIHDAKAVAVELAATGYRPPVPEELPVFGQSLGAEIKLGIYLMRRAGHITDYEAQIAGKLAFVICGGDATRPSTAPEQYFLDLEREAFKSLCGEQKTLARMEHLLKKGKVLRN, encoded by the coding sequence ATGATTAGGAGCGTCGCAGTTCTTGGGGCAGGTACGATGGGCGCACAGATTGCAGCGCACGCTGCAAACGCCGGACTTGGCGTCCTGCTGCTGGATCTTACCGAAGAACAGGTGCATGCGGCGCTGAAGAATCTGCAAAGAAGTGCTCCTCCCGCCCTCTTCGTTCCCGAACACGTTCAGCGAATCCAGGTGGGTAGCTTCGATAAGGATCTGGCTCGAATCAAGGAATCGGATTGGGTCATCGAGGCGGTCGCGGAAAATCCGGAAATCAAGAAACAGCTTCTTGAAAAGGTGGATGCGGCGCGGCGGCCAGGCGCTTTTGTGACCACAAATACCTCGGGGCTTTCGGTGGCGGGACTCTCGGACGGCCGCAGCGAGGATTTCAAACACTATTGGTTTGGAACCCACTTCTTCAATCCGCCCCGATATATGAAGCTGCTGGAGATCATTCCAACGGCGAACACCGATCGAACGGCGTTGGCGGAGTTCGAGAAGTTCGCAGAGAATGTGCTCGGCAAAGGCGTCGTTCACGCGCAAGACACGCCCAACTTCATTGCCAATCGAATCGGGTTATTTGCCGCCCTGAAGACGATCCAACTCATGCAGAGTTGCGGATTCACGATCGAAGAGGTCGACCGCCTGACGGGAGCGCTCATTGGACGGGCCAAGACCGCCACCTTCCGGACAATCGATATGGTGGGCCTGGACATCTTCATCCACGCCGCCGACAACATTTACGAAAGCGCTCCCGCTGATCCGGCGCGCGATATCTTCCGGATTCCCGAATTCATGCGCTTGATGGCCCAACGGCAAATGCTCGGAGCAAAGACAAAGCGCGGCTTTTATAAAAAGGAAGGCGGCGAGATCCTTGTGCTGGACCTCGCCACGATGGAATACCGTCCGCAAAAGCGGACCGCGTTCCCTTCCCTGGACGCTGTCTCGGGCATCGAGTCTTTGCCGGACCGGCTGCAGGCTCTTTTCAAAAGCCGCGATCGGGCGGCCGGGTTTGTCTCCGAGCTGCTGACGTCGATCTCGGACTATGCTGCCTCGCGGATTCCGGAAATATCGGACGATCCCGGCGCCGTCGACCGCGCGATGAGGTGGGGATTTTCCTGGGAAATGGGTCCCTTCGAGCTGGCACGGGCGCTCAAAGGAGAACCGGCGCCAGCGCCATCCTGGGTCAGGAATCAGCGCATCATCCGGCAGAATGCCGGCGCATCCCTTCGAGATCTCGGCGATGGAATCGCCTGCCTCGAGTTTCATTCGAAAATGAACACGATCGGGAACGACATCATTTCCCTGCTGTTCACGTCTCTTGAAGAAGTGAATGCGAATTTCGAGGGCCTGGTTATTGCGAATCAAGGTCAAAACTTCTCGGCCGGCGCGAATCTGATGCTTTTGATGATGGAAGCCGTCGAAGGCAATTGGGACGAGATCGACCACATGGTGCGGCTCTTTCAGCGCGCAACTCAGGCCATCCGCTACAACGCGAAGCCGGTGGTGACGGCGCCGTTTGCATTAACGCTGGGCGGCGGATGCGAGATCGCAATGTCGGGAGCGCGCGCTCAGGCGGCAGCGGAAACCTACATCGGACTCGTGGAGGTTGGAGCCGGCCTGATTCCGGCGGGAGGAGGCACCACAGAAATGCTTCGGCGTGCAGCGCCCGGCGGCGCTCCAAAAGTTCGTGAAGTTTTCCAGAACATCGGTCTCGCCAAAGTCTCCGGCAGCGCGGAGCACGCACGGCAGCTTCTCTATTTACGCCCCGAGGACGGCATTACCATGAATTCCGACCTCCTCATTCACGATGCCAAAGCTGTCGCCGTGGAACTTGCTGCAACCGGCTATCGCCCTCCGGTTCCTGAGGAATTGCCGGTTTTCGGGCAGTCCCTCGGAGCCGAAATCAAGCTCGGCATTTACCTGATGCGGCGCGCCGGTCACATCACCGATTACGAAGCCCAAATTGCGGGCAAACTCGCTTTCGTGATTTGTGGCGGCGATGCCACGCGCCCGTCCACCGCGCCGGAGCAATATTTTCTCGATCTCGAACGCGAAGCGTTCAAGTCGCTGTGCGGCGAGCAGAAAACGCTCGCCCGGATGGAACACCTGCTCAAGAAGGGCAAGGTTCTGAGGAATTGA